In Palleronia sp. LCG004, a single window of DNA contains:
- the rplM gene encoding 50S ribosomal protein L13 has translation MKTFTAKPADIEKKWIVIDADGLVLGRLASIVAMRLRGKHKPSFTPHMDMGDNVIVINAEKVQLTGKKRDKPNYWHTGYPGGIKSRTTRQILEGAHPERVVMQAVKRMLPGGPLSRQQMTHLRVYAGTEHGHEAQSPEALDVKSMNKKNTREAY, from the coding sequence ATGAAAACCTTTACCGCTAAACCGGCGGATATCGAGAAGAAGTGGATCGTGATCGACGCCGACGGCCTCGTTCTCGGCCGTCTCGCATCGATCGTCGCCATGCGTCTGCGCGGCAAGCACAAGCCGTCCTTCACGCCGCACATGGATATGGGCGACAACGTCATCGTCATCAACGCCGAGAAGGTGCAGCTGACGGGCAAGAAGCGTGACAAGCCGAACTACTGGCACACGGGCTATCCGGGCGGGATCAAGTCGCGCACGACGCGCCAGATCCTCGAAGGCGCACATCCCGAGCGTGTCGTGATGCAAGCCGTCAAGCGGATGCTGCCCGGCGGCCCGCTCAGCCGTCAGCAGATGACCCATCTGCGCGTCTATGCCGGCACCGAGCATGGTCACGAGGCCCAGAGCCCCGAGGCGCTCGATGTCAAATCCATGAACAAGAAGAACACGCGGGAGGCTTACTGA
- the rpsI gene encoding 30S ribosomal protein S9 yields MAEEVTSLEELNQAVSGTSVGTELEAPREPVRDELGRAYATGKRKDATARVWIRPGSGKVTVNGKDVNDYFARPVLQMILKQPFTIAGVEGQFDVMATVKGGGLSGQAGAVKHGVSKALQLYDPSLRGPLKAAGFLTRDSRVVERKKYGKAKARRSFQFSKR; encoded by the coding sequence ATGGCCGAAGAAGTCACCTCTCTTGAAGAGCTGAACCAGGCGGTCTCCGGCACCAGCGTCGGGACCGAACTCGAAGCCCCGCGCGAGCCCGTCCGCGACGAGCTCGGCCGTGCCTACGCGACCGGCAAGCGGAAGGACGCGACTGCTCGCGTCTGGATCCGTCCCGGTTCCGGCAAGGTCACCGTCAACGGCAAAGACGTGAACGACTACTTCGCGCGTCCCGTTCTTCAGATGATCCTCAAGCAGCCCTTCACCATCGCGGGCGTCGAGGGTCAGTTCGACGTCATGGCGACGGTCAAGGGTGGCGGTCTTTCCGGTCAGGCCGGTGCGGTGAAGCACGGCGTCAGCAAGGCGCTTCAGCTCTACGATCCGTCCCTGCGCGGTCCCTTAAAGGCTGCCGGCTTCCTGACCCGCGACAGCCGCGTGGTCGAGCGCAAGAAGTACGGCAAGGCCAAGGCCCGCCGCAGCTTCCAGTTCTCGAAGCGCTGA
- a CDS encoding NAD(+) synthase translates to MNDRTGPEHFKALHRHGFVRVATSTPSVRVADVKFNRDAIVTEARRGDEARVDLLVYPELCLSSYAIDDLHMQSALLDAVEAALSEIVVETRELAPVLLIGAPLRHEGRLYNCAIVISRGKILGVVPKSYLPNYREYYEKRWFAHGRKMRDTTMRLGGAEVPFGSDLIFQARDLRNFVFHVEICEDYWATIPPSSEAALSGALILANLSASNITIGKSDERHMLCRAQSSRAMAAYAYSAAGPGESTTDLAWDGQGAIYELGDLMAESERFSLEPELCIADIDTQRIENERLRTGTFADSGEDMRRSFRRVAFEHRPHWTDAGLVRPIRRFPYVPNRQTHLDRDCYEAFNIQVEGLRRRFESTGGGRMVIGVSGGLDSTHALIVAAKTCDKLGLPRSTILGYTMPGFATGEETKRNAWTLMRALGIEAAEIDIRPAARQMLADMGHPFANGEPVYDVTFENVQAGLRTDYLFRLANQHGGFVIGTGDLSELALGWCTYGVGDQMSHYAVNPGIPKTLIQYLVRWTVATDQFDPNTDAVLEAILATKISPELVPATEQEEIQSTEEKIGPYELHDFFLFHILRYGLPPSKVAFLAWHAWRDVDAGSWPIGFPEEKKRRYELEEIAKWLDVFVSRFFGFSQFKRSAMPNGPKVSSGGALSPRGDWRAPSDASAALWREELRRSVPREEP, encoded by the coding sequence ATGAACGACCGGACCGGACCCGAGCATTTCAAGGCGCTGCACCGGCACGGCTTCGTCCGCGTGGCCACCAGCACGCCCTCCGTGCGGGTGGCGGATGTTAAGTTCAACCGCGACGCCATCGTGACCGAGGCGCGACGCGGAGACGAGGCGCGGGTGGATCTGCTCGTCTACCCCGAGCTTTGCCTGTCGTCTTATGCGATCGACGACTTGCACATGCAGAGCGCACTACTTGACGCCGTCGAAGCAGCGCTTTCCGAAATCGTGGTCGAGACCCGTGAGCTCGCCCCCGTCCTCCTGATCGGCGCACCACTCCGCCACGAGGGGCGGCTCTACAATTGCGCCATCGTGATCTCGCGCGGTAAGATCCTCGGCGTCGTGCCCAAATCCTACCTTCCGAACTACCGCGAATATTACGAGAAGCGGTGGTTCGCGCATGGCCGGAAGATGCGCGATACGACGATGCGCCTCGGCGGGGCCGAGGTGCCCTTCGGCAGCGATCTGATCTTTCAGGCGCGGGACCTCAGGAACTTCGTCTTCCACGTGGAAATTTGCGAGGATTACTGGGCGACAATCCCGCCCTCCTCCGAAGCGGCATTGTCGGGGGCGCTGATCCTCGCGAACCTCTCGGCCTCGAACATCACGATCGGCAAGTCGGACGAGCGGCACATGCTTTGCCGCGCGCAATCGAGCCGCGCAATGGCGGCCTATGCCTATTCGGCGGCCGGACCGGGCGAAAGTACCACTGACCTCGCCTGGGACGGACAGGGCGCGATCTACGAGCTCGGCGACCTCATGGCGGAATCGGAGCGCTTCTCCCTCGAGCCAGAGCTCTGCATCGCGGATATCGACACGCAGCGGATCGAGAACGAGCGGCTGAGGACCGGAACCTTCGCCGATTCGGGCGAAGACATGCGGCGAAGTTTTCGCCGGGTCGCGTTCGAGCATCGGCCGCATTGGACCGATGCGGGCCTCGTCCGGCCGATCAGACGTTTTCCCTACGTGCCGAACCGGCAAACCCATCTCGACCGCGACTGCTACGAGGCGTTCAACATCCAGGTCGAGGGCTTGCGCCGAAGGTTCGAATCGACCGGCGGCGGCCGAATGGTCATCGGCGTGTCGGGCGGGCTCGATTCGACACATGCGCTGATCGTGGCGGCCAAGACCTGCGACAAGCTCGGCCTGCCCCGCAGCACGATCCTTGGCTACACCATGCCGGGCTTCGCGACGGGCGAGGAGACGAAACGCAACGCCTGGACCCTCATGCGCGCGCTGGGGATCGAGGCGGCAGAGATCGACATCCGGCCCGCCGCACGGCAGATGCTCGCCGATATGGGCCACCCTTTCGCTAACGGGGAACCGGTCTACGACGTGACGTTCGAGAACGTGCAAGCGGGGCTCAGGACCGACTACCTGTTCCGGCTTGCGAACCAGCACGGGGGTTTCGTCATCGGCACCGGGGACCTTTCGGAGCTGGCGCTGGGCTGGTGCACCTATGGAGTGGGTGACCAGATGAGCCATTACGCGGTCAATCCGGGCATCCCGAAGACGCTGATCCAGTATCTTGTCCGCTGGACAGTCGCGACGGATCAGTTCGACCCCAATACCGATGCCGTGCTCGAGGCGATCCTTGCGACGAAGATATCACCCGAACTCGTCCCCGCTACCGAACAAGAGGAAATCCAGTCCACCGAAGAGAAGATCGGCCCTTACGAGCTGCACGATTTCTTCCTCTTCCACATTCTGCGTTACGGGCTGCCGCCATCTAAGGTCGCTTTCCTCGCCTGGCATGCCTGGCGCGACGTCGATGCGGGGTCCTGGCCCATCGGTTTTCCCGAAGAGAAGAAACGCCGCTACGAACTGGAAGAGATTGCGAAGTGGCTCGACGTGTTCGTCTCGCGCTTCTTCGGGTTCAGCCAGTTCAAACGGTCGGCCATGCCGAACGGTCCGAAAGTGTCGAGCGGCGGTGCTCTCTCCCCCCGTGGAGACTGGCGCGCGCCATCCGATGCGAGCGCCGCGCTCTGGCGGGAGGAGCTTCGCCGGTCGGTCCCACGAGAGGAACCCTGA
- the fdhD gene encoding formate dehydrogenase accessory sulfurtransferase FdhD codes for MTEDAIRKTNALHLRRDGAERTTRALAREVPVAIVCNGTTQAVMMATPEDLTDFAHGFALTEGFIGGLDDVEECEIVAHDSGIEARFWLDEGRADILAARRRRMAGPVGCGLCGIDSLSEATRPLPRIVSDLRLGHGEAEGATEALRAMQPLQDVTRASHAAGFLVPGRGLVLAREDVGRHNALDKLVGALLRSGVDPASGAAVMTSRLSLELVQKAAMSGIPILIAVSAPTAQAVDAAEAAGITLVAGARGTGFDLYAHPERITREPD; via the coding sequence ATGACCGAAGACGCCATACGAAAGACAAATGCGCTGCACTTGCGCCGAGACGGCGCTGAGCGAACGACACGAGCACTCGCCCGCGAGGTGCCCGTCGCCATCGTGTGCAACGGCACGACACAGGCCGTGATGATGGCGACGCCCGAGGACCTGACGGACTTCGCCCATGGATTCGCCCTGACCGAGGGCTTCATCGGCGGATTAGACGATGTCGAGGAATGCGAGATCGTTGCGCACGACAGCGGGATCGAGGCGCGGTTCTGGCTGGACGAGGGCCGGGCCGACATCCTCGCAGCGCGGCGGAGGCGCATGGCGGGCCCTGTGGGGTGCGGACTTTGCGGGATCGACAGTCTCTCGGAGGCGACCCGCCCCCTGCCCCGGATCGTGTCGGACCTGCGGCTTGGCCACGGCGAGGCGGAAGGCGCAACCGAAGCGCTGCGCGCGATGCAGCCGCTCCAGGACGTGACGCGGGCAAGCCATGCGGCAGGGTTCCTGGTACCGGGGCGCGGGCTCGTCCTCGCTCGCGAGGATGTCGGTCGGCACAACGCACTCGACAAGCTCGTGGGGGCGCTCTTGCGGAGCGGCGTGGATCCGGCGAGCGGTGCCGCCGTGATGACGAGCCGCCTGTCGCTGGAGCTGGTCCAGAAGGCCGCCATGTCGGGCATTCCGATCCTGATCGCAGTGTCCGCCCCGACGGCGCAAGCCGTGGACGCGGCCGAAGCCGCAGGCATTACGCTGGTTGCGGGGGCCCGAGGCACGGGGTTCGACCTTTATGCCCATCCCGAACGGATCACGCGTGAACCAGATTGA
- a CDS encoding Ldh family oxidoreductase produces the protein MVQISLSGEGGERQKLSARAHDAIRERIVYGEFELGRVLREAELSDALGMSKSPIREALVQLQNEGLVEMSANRSARVFTLEPGDITALGEMRALLEGQAIRLAVESDGDALARALAPLVQEGAEAAAAGNRELCSRIDQNFHQALFEACGNRYLMQTYQVLASRIQSLRARLARERDRVGKAVDDHRAVLEAVREGDADMAERILRRHIDDNTEAYIAWVGRPADETAPRRVALEEIERFTRAATAAIGAEDATAEAMIRALGHASLHGVDTHGYRLLPHYLEGLEKGRLNRHPDLRLIAGKGAVAVLDGGDAQGARATYEAVDRALDLARTHGIGAVAIRGSSHFGAAGAYATAIAEAGMVGLCVCNSDPFVRLHGGAERFHGTNPIAFAAPAGEGQPPWLLDMATSAIPFNKVQLSRALGIELPEGTASDRNGVDVTAPALSDMLAPLGAAFGYKGAGLAGVSEILSSALSDAPLSREIAPMISDDMATPRGLGAFVLALDPEAFMGRAAFEDVVHRYREGIRGSATAPGGTVMAAGDREWAEARRRRRAGITLDPTAVAALAAFAQRYDIVPLDHGPG, from the coding sequence ATGGTGCAAATTTCACTATCTGGCGAAGGGGGCGAGCGGCAGAAATTATCGGCACGCGCCCACGACGCCATCCGCGAGCGCATCGTCTACGGGGAATTCGAGCTTGGCCGCGTACTGCGCGAGGCGGAGCTTTCGGACGCGCTCGGCATGAGCAAGAGCCCGATCCGCGAGGCGCTCGTCCAGCTTCAAAACGAAGGCCTCGTCGAGATGTCGGCGAACCGGTCTGCCCGCGTCTTCACGCTGGAACCCGGCGACATCACCGCATTGGGAGAAATGCGCGCGCTTCTCGAAGGGCAGGCGATCCGCCTCGCGGTAGAGAGCGACGGCGACGCGCTCGCTCGTGCGCTCGCTCCGCTGGTGCAGGAGGGGGCCGAGGCCGCCGCGGCCGGCAACCGGGAACTCTGCTCGCGCATCGACCAGAATTTTCATCAGGCCCTCTTCGAGGCCTGTGGCAATCGCTATCTCATGCAGACCTACCAAGTGCTTGCCTCGCGCATCCAGTCTCTGCGTGCGAGGCTCGCGCGCGAACGTGACCGCGTCGGCAAGGCGGTCGATGATCATCGCGCCGTGCTCGAGGCCGTGCGCGAGGGCGATGCCGACATGGCCGAGCGGATCCTGCGCCGACATATCGACGACAACACCGAAGCCTATATCGCCTGGGTAGGACGCCCCGCGGACGAGACTGCACCGCGACGCGTGGCGCTTGAGGAAATCGAGCGCTTCACCCGCGCCGCGACGGCCGCGATCGGAGCGGAAGACGCCACGGCCGAGGCGATGATCCGCGCGCTGGGCCACGCCTCACTGCACGGCGTCGACACCCACGGCTACCGATTGCTGCCGCATTATCTCGAAGGGCTCGAAAAGGGTCGGCTGAACCGTCACCCCGATCTGCGTCTCATCGCCGGAAAGGGAGCGGTCGCAGTTCTTGACGGGGGCGACGCGCAAGGGGCGCGTGCGACCTACGAAGCGGTCGATCGGGCGCTGGACCTTGCGCGCACACACGGGATCGGTGCCGTCGCGATCCGTGGATCGTCGCATTTCGGCGCGGCGGGTGCCTATGCCACGGCAATCGCCGAGGCCGGGATGGTAGGGCTCTGCGTGTGCAACTCGGACCCGTTCGTGCGCCTTCACGGCGGGGCGGAGCGGTTCCACGGCACGAACCCCATCGCCTTCGCCGCCCCCGCGGGCGAGGGGCAGCCGCCCTGGCTTCTCGATATGGCGACCAGCGCCATTCCCTTCAACAAGGTCCAGCTCAGCCGCGCGCTTGGCATCGAACTGCCCGAGGGCACGGCCTCGGACAGGAACGGGGTCGACGTGACCGCGCCCGCCCTGTCGGACATGCTGGCCCCGCTCGGGGCGGCCTTCGGCTACAAGGGCGCGGGCCTCGCAGGTGTCTCCGAGATCCTGTCGAGCGCTCTTTCGGATGCACCGCTCAGCCGCGAGATCGCCCCGATGATCTCCGATGACATGGCGACGCCGCGCGGGCTCGGGGCCTTCGTGCTGGCGCTCGATCCCGAGGCTTTCATGGGACGTGCCGCGTTCGAGGACGTCGTGCACCGCTATCGCGAGGGCATCCGCGGCTCGGCCACGGCTCCCGGCGGCACCGTCATGGCGGCGGGCGACCGCGAATGGGCCGAGGCGCGCAGGCGCAGACGCGCGGGCATCACGCTCGACCCCACGGCCGTTGCCGCACTCGCGGCCTTCGCGCAGAGATACGATATCGTGCCGCTCGATCACGGCCCGGGATAG
- a CDS encoding sialic acid TRAP transporter substrate-binding protein SiaP has protein sequence MTTPTTLRIALAATTAIGLATPLAAQEAERTLSWAHVYESNEPFQTCAVEAGKQLVDATDGRLGIEVFPASSLGKEVDINEGLGLGTVDIIWTGQLFAGRAYGPIAIGGAPYMFRDYSHWEQFRDSDLFTELAQGYEDATGNHPITLAYYGARHVTSNNEISTPEDMQGMKIRVPNAPLYMMFPRAVGANPTPIAFAEVYLALQQGTADGQENPLPTIQAKKFYEVQSYINLTGHIMDSLLAIVGGPTWTSLDEADQQELTTVIEGAAECATETILKSEEELAAWFEEQGTAVVEVDITPFREATMEMHNGDMATWDQETYDRLQAIGQDG, from the coding sequence ATGACGACACCCACCACGCTCAGAATCGCGCTTGCAGCCACCACGGCCATCGGGCTCGCCACACCGCTAGCCGCGCAGGAGGCCGAGCGCACGCTCAGCTGGGCGCATGTCTACGAATCGAACGAGCCGTTCCAGACTTGCGCCGTGGAGGCCGGCAAGCAACTCGTCGATGCAACGGACGGACGCCTGGGGATCGAGGTCTTCCCGGCATCCTCGCTCGGCAAGGAGGTCGACATCAACGAGGGCCTCGGGCTCGGGACCGTCGACATCATCTGGACGGGCCAGCTCTTCGCCGGTCGCGCCTACGGTCCGATCGCCATCGGCGGCGCGCCCTACATGTTCCGCGATTATTCCCACTGGGAACAGTTCCGCGACAGCGATCTCTTTACGGAACTCGCGCAAGGCTACGAGGACGCGACCGGCAACCATCCGATCACGCTCGCCTATTACGGCGCGAGGCATGTCACGTCGAACAACGAGATCTCGACCCCAGAGGACATGCAGGGCATGAAGATCCGCGTGCCGAATGCACCGCTCTACATGATGTTCCCGCGCGCGGTCGGTGCGAACCCGACGCCCATCGCCTTCGCCGAGGTCTATCTCGCGCTGCAGCAGGGCACGGCCGACGGTCAGGAAAATCCCCTGCCGACGATCCAGGCCAAGAAGTTCTACGAGGTTCAGTCTTACATCAACCTTACGGGCCACATCATGGATTCGCTTCTCGCGATCGTGGGCGGTCCGACCTGGACCAGCCTCGACGAGGCCGACCAGCAAGAGCTCACGACCGTGATCGAGGGCGCGGCGGAATGCGCGACCGAGACCATCCTAAAATCCGAGGAAGAGCTCGCCGCCTGGTTCGAGGAGCAGGGCACGGCCGTCGTGGAGGTCGACATCACCCCCTTCCGCGAAGCCACGATGGAAATGCACAACGGTGACATGGCGACATGGGACCAGGAGACCTACGACCGTCTCCAGGCGATCGGTCAGGACGGCTGA
- a CDS encoding TRAP transporter small permease, with translation MSHDRADDPTETPVAIEEDEIDLSDISRLDYLVLTIFWVLAFVVFLQFFTRYVLNNSLGWTEEIARFLLIVVTFTGTVMASRKSTHIAVEFLYRWVPYTMRRVAQFAIDVISTAFFAMMTWLCVQLAGRTNQLMVSIEVPKSVIYYYVAACFAGMTLYTAWNLVLHLRTGTSRLIDPEAYADESRTME, from the coding sequence ATGTCCCACGACCGTGCCGACGACCCGACGGAGACCCCTGTTGCGATCGAGGAGGACGAGATCGACCTCTCCGACATCAGCAGGCTAGACTATCTCGTCCTGACCATCTTCTGGGTGCTGGCCTTCGTGGTCTTCCTCCAGTTCTTCACCCGCTATGTGCTCAACAATTCCCTCGGCTGGACCGAGGAGATCGCGCGCTTCCTGCTTATCGTCGTGACCTTCACCGGCACGGTCATGGCCTCGCGCAAGAGCACGCATATCGCGGTCGAGTTTCTCTATCGCTGGGTGCCCTACACGATGCGACGGGTCGCGCAATTCGCCATCGACGTCATCTCGACCGCGTTCTTCGCGATGATGACGTGGCTCTGCGTGCAGCTTGCCGGACGTACGAACCAGCTCATGGTCTCGATCGAGGTCCCGAAAAGCGTCATCTACTACTACGTCGCCGCCTGCTTCGCGGGCATGACCTTATACACCGCATGGAACCTCGTCCTGCATCTCAGGACCGGCACCAGCCGCCTGATCGACCCAGAGGCCTATGCCGACGAATCGCGCACGATGGAATGA
- a CDS encoding TRAP transporter large permease: MTITLLFVILFVLLFFGVPVAIALAGASMLFIMAGPIPPMVVAHRVINGVDSFPLLAVPFFILAGNLMNTAGITERIFGFALSLVGWMRGGLGHVNVGASVIFAGMSGAAVADAGGLGAIEIKAMRDANYDPGFAVGITAASSTIGPIIPPSLPMVIYGVVSGASIGQLFAAGFIPGLVMAASLMIMIAIFARRRNFPRDQPFQVSLLAQSFKRAFLSLLTPVIIVGGILSGAFTPTEAAVAACAYALFLGLVVYRTLTWKRFLRVSFDTIETTAVVLFVVGAAAIFAWILTSNRVPEAAAGLLLALSDRPWVILLMINLILLAVGCFMETVAAITILVPVLLPVAVELGVDPVHFGVIMVLNLMLGLLTPPVGMVLYVLSRVSNVPFERCVVATAPFLIPLVLCLLLMTFVPAITMWLPTLIYR, encoded by the coding sequence ATGACAATCACGCTTCTCTTCGTCATCCTCTTCGTCTTGCTGTTCTTCGGGGTGCCGGTGGCGATCGCACTTGCCGGTGCTTCTATGCTCTTCATCATGGCGGGGCCGATCCCGCCGATGGTCGTCGCACATCGCGTCATCAACGGCGTGGACAGCTTCCCGCTCCTCGCGGTGCCGTTCTTCATCCTTGCGGGCAACCTCATGAACACCGCCGGCATCACCGAGAGGATCTTCGGCTTCGCGCTCAGCCTCGTGGGCTGGATGCGCGGCGGCCTCGGCCACGTGAATGTGGGCGCTTCGGTCATTTTCGCGGGCATGTCGGGCGCGGCCGTCGCCGATGCGGGCGGCCTCGGGGCGATCGAGATCAAGGCCATGCGCGACGCGAATTACGATCCGGGCTTCGCTGTAGGGATCACCGCGGCCAGCTCCACGATAGGCCCGATCATCCCGCCTTCGCTGCCCATGGTCATCTACGGCGTCGTCTCGGGGGCCTCGATCGGTCAGCTTTTTGCGGCCGGCTTCATTCCGGGCCTCGTCATGGCGGCATCGCTCATGATCATGATCGCGATCTTCGCCCGGCGACGCAACTTCCCGCGCGATCAACCATTCCAGGTTTCGCTGCTCGCCCAGTCGTTCAAGCGTGCTTTCCTGTCGCTGCTGACGCCCGTCATCATCGTGGGCGGCATCCTGTCGGGGGCGTTCACTCCGACGGAAGCCGCCGTTGCGGCCTGCGCCTACGCCCTGTTCCTCGGGCTCGTCGTCTATCGCACGCTCACGTGGAAGCGGTTCCTGAGGGTCAGCTTCGACACGATCGAAACGACGGCCGTCGTGCTTTTCGTGGTGGGGGCAGCCGCGATCTTTGCCTGGATCCTGACTTCCAACCGCGTACCCGAAGCGGCGGCGGGGCTGCTACTGGCGCTGTCGGACAGGCCCTGGGTGATCCTGCTCATGATCAACCTGATCCTGCTGGCCGTCGGCTGCTTCATGGAGACGGTCGCCGCGATCACCATTCTCGTGCCGGTGCTGCTGCCCGTTGCAGTCGAGCTCGGGGTCGATCCAGTGCATTTCGGGGTCATCATGGTGCTGAACCTGATGCTGGGGCTGCTGACGCCCCCCGTGGGAATGGTGCTGTACGTGCTCAGCCGCGTCTCGAACGTCCCGTTCGAGCGCTGCGTGGTCGCGACAGCACCTTTCCTGATCCCGCTGGTCCTCTGCCTGCTGCTGATGACCTTCGTGCCGGCAATCACGATGTGGCTGCCGACACTGATCTACCGCTAG
- a CDS encoding SDR family oxidoreductase, whose translation MELGLKGARVIVTGGGGGIGRIIAESFAAEGAIVHVCDVDEAALSSLPEGITGTPADMGEPAEIERFVTSAIDTMGGLDCLVNNAGIAGPTGNVDDIDPADWDACLNICLTSQFHATRHAVAALRQSENASIVNLSSLAGRLGFGMRTPYAAAKWGVVGLTKSLAIELGPEGVRVNAILPGIVAGERQRRVLEAKAQRQGRSFDEIEAQALSNTSMRDYVQPEEIATQALYLASRLGRGISGQAISICGDTQTLT comes from the coding sequence ATGGAACTGGGATTGAAGGGCGCGCGCGTCATCGTGACGGGCGGTGGCGGCGGCATCGGGCGGATCATCGCGGAGAGCTTCGCCGCCGAAGGGGCGATCGTGCATGTCTGCGACGTGGACGAGGCGGCCCTGTCCTCCCTGCCCGAGGGCATCACCGGCACCCCCGCTGATATGGGCGAACCGGCCGAAATCGAACGCTTCGTGACGAGCGCGATCGACACGATGGGCGGGCTCGATTGCCTGGTCAACAATGCCGGCATCGCGGGGCCCACGGGGAATGTCGACGATATCGATCCCGCCGACTGGGATGCGTGCCTGAATATCTGCCTGACCAGCCAGTTCCACGCGACGCGCCATGCCGTCGCCGCGCTGAGGCAGAGCGAAAACGCCTCCATCGTCAACCTGTCGTCGCTGGCCGGGCGGCTGGGCTTCGGAATGCGGACCCCCTATGCGGCCGCGAAATGGGGGGTCGTGGGCCTTACAAAGTCGCTGGCCATCGAACTGGGACCCGAAGGGGTGCGGGTGAACGCCATCCTTCCCGGCATCGTGGCGGGCGAGCGGCAGCGTCGCGTGCTGGAGGCCAAGGCCCAGAGGCAGGGCCGCAGCTTCGACGAGATTGAGGCACAGGCGCTCTCGAACACGTCGATGCGCGACTATGTCCAGCCGGAGGAGATCGCGACCCAGGCGCTCTATCTCGCGAGCCGCCTGGGGCGCGGGATCTCGGGTCAGGCGATCTCGATCTGCGGGGATACGCAGACCCTCACCTGA
- a CDS encoding fasciclin domain-containing protein: MLTKTFLTTATFLATAGFALAQDNPMVGGAEMFPDKTIAENASQAENLTTLVSLVSQAGLVDTLSGEGPFTVFAPTNAAFDKITDDSLEKLGNNPDQLSQVLTCHVVSANADSTAIMGMIADDGGRHPVPTVGGCTLTAYMDGDTLMLEDENGRTASVIQADVTQSNGVVHVIDRVMLPAGQGEAE, encoded by the coding sequence ATGCTTACCAAGACTTTTCTGACGACTGCCACGTTCCTCGCCACTGCCGGGTTCGCTCTCGCGCAGGACAATCCGATGGTCGGCGGTGCCGAGATGTTCCCCGACAAGACCATCGCCGAGAATGCCAGCCAGGCCGAGAACCTGACCACGCTCGTCTCGCTCGTCTCGCAGGCCGGTCTGGTCGACACGCTGTCGGGCGAGGGGCCCTTCACCGTCTTCGCGCCGACAAACGCCGCGTTCGACAAGATCACCGACGACTCGCTCGAGAAGCTCGGCAACAACCCTGATCAGCTGTCGCAGGTCCTGACCTGCCACGTCGTCTCGGCGAATGCCGACTCGACCGCGATCATGGGCATGATCGCCGATGACGGCGGCCGCCACCCGGTGCCGACCGTGGGCGGCTGCACGCTGACCGCCTATATGGACGGCGATACGCTGATGCTCGAGGACGAGAACGGCCGCACGGCATCCGTCATTCAGGCCGACGTGACCCAGTCGAACGGTGTGGTCCACGTCATCGACCGCGTGATGTTGCCCGCCGGTCAGGGCGAAGCCGAGTAA
- a CDS encoding IS5 family transposase, giving the protein MSKPSPARYRTTNWSSYNAALRKRGSMLIWIDREMAWLAPHKGRLGRPPVFSDAAIQFCLSVKVLFKLPLRQTAGMVASLLRLAGLNWSVPDFSTLCRRQKTLAVQIPYRCSDGPLNLLVDSTGIKFLGDGEWQARKHGAQGRRQWRKVHLAMDTATSDIRAVEFTPSRDGDSPILPELLGQIPEDEQIGTVTADGAYDTRRCHAAIADRQATPIIPIRRNGRAWKEDGPAAKARNETLRATKHYGRAFWKYWTGYHARSRVEAKMRCLKAFGERIAARDPDRQTAEIHIRVALMNRFNALGTAEIVRVA; this is encoded by the coding sequence ATGAGCAAGCCTTCCCCCGCCCGCTACCGCACGACGAACTGGTCCAGCTACAACGCTGCCTTGCGCAAGCGCGGCTCAATGCTGATCTGGATAGACCGGGAGATGGCTTGGCTGGCGCCGCATAAAGGTCGGCTCGGACGTCCACCCGTCTTCTCAGATGCCGCTATCCAGTTTTGTCTGTCGGTCAAAGTTCTCTTCAAGCTGCCCTTGCGACAGACCGCCGGTATGGTGGCCAGCCTGCTCCGGTTGGCGGGGCTGAACTGGTCCGTCCCCGACTTCAGCACCCTGTGCCGCAGGCAAAAGACCTTGGCGGTCCAGATCCCGTATCGCTGCTCCGATGGCCCGCTCAACTTGCTCGTGGATAGCACGGGCATCAAGTTCCTCGGCGACGGTGAGTGGCAGGCGCGCAAGCATGGCGCCCAAGGCCGTCGTCAGTGGCGCAAGGTGCATCTCGCCATGGATACGGCCACTTCCGACATCCGGGCCGTCGAGTTCACTCCAAGCCGCGATGGCGACAGCCCGATCCTACCCGAGCTACTCGGCCAGATCCCCGAGGACGAGCAGATCGGCACGGTGACCGCCGACGGTGCCTACGACACACGTCGCTGCCATGCTGCTATCGCCGACCGGCAAGCCACACCGATCATCCCGATCCGGAGAAACGGGCGCGCCTGGAAGGAAGACGGCCCGGCAGCGAAGGCGCGGAACGAGACGCTGCGCGCCACGAAGCATTACGGCAGAGCATTCTGGAAGTACTGGACCGGATACCACGCACGCAGCCGCGTGGAGGCGAAAATGCGATGCCTCAAAGCATTCGGCGAACGCATAGCCGCAAGAGACCCTGACCGCCAAACCGCCGAGATCCACATTCGCGTCGCACTCATGAACCGCTTCAATGCCCTCGGCACTGCCGAGATCGTTCGCGTCGCATAA